In the Pelmatolapia mariae isolate MD_Pm_ZW linkage group LG10_11, Pm_UMD_F_2, whole genome shotgun sequence genome, CATACAACTTGACCTTCACTTTTCTTCACTCATCCTATTAATCTAATCTGGTAAAGCTCAGTATTGCCCTGTGCCTTTATTAATTATGGTCAACTGCTTAATTACAGCAGTCCTCGCATTTGTGCCATATCGCATATATGTAGGGCTGAGTAAACTCTGCAGTCcttcatgtgtgcatgctgccACTGATTCTGTGTCACAGTATATTTCCAAAGCTCGGTATTTGTCACAGATGCACTTCATGAGATAGAACAGACATATTCCTCTTTAATGTCCTTTGCTTCcttcttcattttcttcactGCCTTAAAAAAATCCTTTAAGAGTAAAGGACTAAGTGCTTTAGCGTATGTAGGAATATGGCAGTTTTCCAggcatcctgtgtgtgtgtgtgcatgtagtCTGTGACTGCTCATAGTGTTCTCTGCTTCTGCTGTTTGTCTCTGCTAATTGTCAGTGTGATTTAGACTAAAGGGACAgatcttataaaaaaaaaatctattcaattaaactaaaaaaaaaaaaaaaaaaaaaaagctctcttGTGGGCTTCACTTTAGCAAATATTCCACTGACATGCTCAGCCCAGGAACTTCCTGCTGCTGTTCTTAGCTCACATGCCACTTTGAACACATGGGAAATTTAGAACAGGAAATGATGTAATCCAGGGGACTTTGGGGTCCTTGGGACCCAGTACAAGGCAGACATAACACAGATAAAAGGCTGCCAGAAAAGTCAGGGTTACTGGTGTGGGATGAAAAGCAGGAAATGAAAGgtagagaaaagaaagacaaagtttcATTAAGAAAAGCTGTGAGGACATTAGGGTGTTTGAATTATATGCGTTACGTCAGATTGCTGCCACCCTTGTTATGTAAGAAATTAAATTACAGCCTCTTTGTCCCACACATGAACGCCATAACTCACAGACCAACACACAGTCGAGCGCACTCGTACACATACCATCTGTCTGGCTGTTGTTGGCTTTCCGCCTGTTGTCGTATATTCTCCTCAGCACCAGTGCAGTGAGATATGCTGAAAGACAGCATGGCGGGCAGCTCGGATTAGCTCCGTCTGACTGCGTGCACTGGGGTGTTTTGTGGCCTGCTAATAATATGTTTGTGTGCTAATTAATCTCTTGATTAAATTCTGCACAGATGAATGGCAGTGCTTTGTTCCTGTGCTGAGAGCAGCTTTGCCGTTGCCAattacacatgcacaaacatagCAATGATGTAtgccattgtgtgtgtgtttgtattttaggcctttcaacttttttcttttgacattggctgctttttcactcattttcggTCCAGTGcaaacttagcaaagaaccgaTTTTAAATGTTATGCTTAGGCACCTTGTTACTAGCATCCTgtcagaaaaacacagaatttgTTCTCACCTCTTTAGTTAAAGCAAAGACCTGATACAGGACCTGTGAGATGCATCTGACTCTTCAGTTAATCCATCTACTGTTACTGAaacctcatcagaaatgatctcagtgaaagggtggctgtcaagaaaccTTACTTAAAGAAGATCATCAAGCTAGATCACCATCCTCACATTCAAAAACTGGTGCAATCTCTTTGTGGTGCATATTTTTTAACCTGTGCATGCACGCATTTTAGTGTTTAAAATCTCAACATACACTAAGCAGACAGCTGGTGTGGTATGGCTTCCTCCTTGTGGTGTTCCCACAGGGTCTGTCCATCTCAGCTGCCACTCCCCACCCCAGCTGTCTGTCTCACCCTTGTTGCATTCTCTGACTCACTGGAGGCAACATCTGGACTCTTCTAAATGTCTAGTGTGTCtaatgcatgtgtgtttgtacacaTTTGTTGCTCGGATGTGTAGGCTTGTGCTATAAACCCCGAGACGGAAGGTTCGAGCGTCCTTGCTAACCAGCCAGTAGGTCCAGCTGACATGTGAAGCTGGCATCCACCACTTGTCAGGCTGCGACCTCGGGGTCTGGCTGATGCAAACGTCAACTGAAATTATTTCTTCGTGGAATTTATGGGGCAACATCACTGCTGGTAATGACAATCATGATGTGACGCGAAGATGTGCAGTTGACGGGAACAAGGATGAGTAGATTTAATGGAAGAAGCAAACGGGGCGGCTGGATAATGCAAAGCATGCGAGGGAGGTGTTTTTGTTGAGAGAAGGATTCAGAGGAGGATGTGGTAGGAAAGGTTGGTAGGAAGAAGGATGTAGAAAGAGTGCAGTGAGGCCAAAAGTAAGTAAATAAGTTTAAATGAGCACATAAAAATCTGAGGAATTAGTAAGAAATTAAAGCATGACAAGAAGAGCAGAGTTCAATTCAGCCTAAAGCAGAAAGTCTGTAAAAGTAGAGAGATATTGTATGTAGATCCTAACTAATATGAAAGTGCGAGAGAGGAGGTTGAGGAGAAAATTAGAGGGAAGAGAAAACCTGCATGGGGCAGGCTGGGAGAGGGAGGCAGAGTTGTAAACACACGGGCTGGAAAGGCAGCGGGGAAGAAAGCGCAGAATCAATGCCACTTGACGGAAAGCTGCATAGCAGCGAATGGACGTGCCACGGGATGGAGAGGAAACGTCAGTCTGAGCAAAGGACAAAGGCATAGAACCATGTCATCACCTACACCATGAGAGCTGCCAGTAAGTTTTCAAGTTTCTCCTGAAAGCCTCTCGCCCGTGAAATGCTTCTCTCTGGGATCTCTCGGTCTCTGCAGTCTATTTTCAGAGAACTGGAAATATTTTTACCCCGAGCGCTGCTTCATATGTGACTTAGAGAGAGGAGTTATGCTGAGAATGTTGGAAGAGGGTTGTAATTGCTGGATTGTGGTAATGGGATCATTTCCTCTGGCCATTCTCATCTCTGAGGGTGaagtctgacattttttttccctgctgaACTTTGTCCTCTGTGTTTCTGCGGTGACTTTCTCAGGCAGTGCCAGCACCTCTGTGAGAGTGAATGAGTGTGGCTTTGATAGAGATATCAGATAAGAGCCATGAAAGTAAAATGATGAAATTACAATTGCTCTTATTTGACCTTTAATACTTATCATTTTCACATGTAAATGTCTTCCCATTCTTTCACTTCCttattatttatgattttttgtattttttgtatttttctagcATGCCTCAGTGTGTATTTTAAGTCATATTGCACTTAAAACACATGATTGCTGTCACCAGATTATTAAGATGTctttgtcagcacaaagaggcgCTGCAGAGCGGTTTAATAAGTGTCTGCTCATAAAATGAGCgtactgtacacacacatacccacacacTTGTGCATTTCAGGGCTGCCAGTTTAGAGGTGTGTGCAGTACATAGGCTTGTGGAAAAAAGTTGCAAAACAAATGCCTGTAAAATGTCTCAAGGTGTTGGCGGCACCGTGCCGCGCCATGTCCAAGACctgttttattctttatacaTTTATACTTTCAATTCTGAAGGCTGGTGTATCTGATTGGATATTTCTCTCTGTAGTACAGATGTAATGTTAGACAATGTACGCTGCTTCCTTTGTCCACTCAAGATAATGTGCATCCTTCTCTGGCAAATTTCCAGCTTTTCCAGTCTCATCATTCCTCTTAATTCCCAGAGGGAAGTCTCGTTTTCTGAGATGTTCCTCCTCTGTTTCCGTAACACGCTCAGAGACGGATCATGGAAAATGAGTCACTGCGAGTCTGTCTTTAATTTGATTTATCGTGTTTTTCAATTTATTAATTAAGACTTTCAAAATGTTGACCTTGTTCGGCTGCGATTCTCAGAAGGGAAATCATTTAGGGACTTTCCTCCTTAAAATTTGGTTGTGGTGATATATAATGCAAACTAGAAGCTGTAAATTTGTAAAAAATAcaacatactaaaaatacagTTGAACAGTAGAGATCCTAAAtgataaaatcaaatcaaaaacatACATATGTTGATGTTTGTACTCAACATGCCTCTACtgctttctttgcttttcagAGATTGAGGCTAAAGAGGCTTGTGACTGGCTTCGAGCAGCGGGATTTCCACAGTACGCTCAGCTGTATGAAGGTATCACGCACACAGAGGAGCCAAAGTCCAGCTTTTACCCAGCTGCCTTGTTTCACACAAGGACCTCCTCTTTCAAATCTCTCCTTTTGTTTATTCTCTGCGTTCTAtgttctttctctgttttatttttccaccatctgtgcttctctctctctttctgccatCTCTCCATCCTTGTATCCTCGTCTTCTGGGCCACTGCGTTCTATTTCCAGGCTTCAGTTCCTGTCTGGAGGGAGGGGTCATGGGAAAGGCCTTGTTATCACTGCTGGGACTCTCATAGCTTCTACTTCTGTCTTCTTTCTCCCACCTTTCTCCTTGTACCCTGCCTCAGCCACCACTTTTCTATCTACCCATCAAAggaattctttctttctttctttctttctttctttctttctttctttctttctttctttccccttCCTCCCTTCCCAATAGCGATTATTCATGTGATGATCATTGGATCTTTTATACGTTTCAAGCATAAACAGGAAATGGCCTAATCTAAGAAGCTGCTCTTAAAGCACAACGGTCCATCTTTAgcagcacacacatacacacacacacacacacgcacacacatgcacacacacagcttctCTGAGAAATCTTGAGAGCTTCAGTAATGTTGGGTTGTGGATGCCGGGCTCTGGGACTCTGTGGCTGCTCCCCAGGCACACATGAAGCCTGCAGTCTGCAACCACACACTGAGaatcaccaaaataaaacaaagcttGAGTCATTTTAGCATTGGCGCTCTGTGGGATTTGAGCTATTTTGGGATTTGAAAGCGTGCGCGTATGTGTGTGCATTCAGAAAACTTGAGATGCAGATGAGGAGTGTTAACAGTGGTGGCAGCAGACTCCTTTAACAGTTAACTCAAAGAGGAATATGCAGACTCATGTTATCTGTTAGTCATTAACTAAAAAACtcattttctctgtctctttcatcCAGATTCCCAGTTTCCGCTTGACATTTCGTCTGTTAAAAGGGACCACGACTTTTTGGACCGGGATCTGGTGGAGCCTCTGTGTCGGTAAGGACGCCGGCACGTCGACGCATTTCAGTGTTTACACTTATGCCCCCACCCGTACACACTTAAGACCAGAAAAATTCTAGCTTCCTTTTCCTGCTCAGTTCTCTGGCTTGTCCTGCGGCCTCATGCTAACTGCTACTCATTAGATGTCTGACACCCCTCTCCTTAATGAACTCCCCTTCCACGTCTCCCACCCATATACTTTGAAGCTTTGATCTGGTCACCTCCCCTCCCCTCTGTCAAACTCTGATCTCCCATTCAAGGAGGAGAGACCCTCGGGCGAAAAGCAGGGGGCGAGGAATGGGTGAGAGTAGTGGGGAAGGAGTGAGGGGATGCCGGTACTTCCCAACACTTCCCAACTTTGTGGTGTTTCTTTCCACATGTATTTGAACTTTCTTCTTCAGAtctcctgttttcattttgttaaagCTTTACATGGTTGcaccagcttatcctgctccttatctgcttcttttctctctcctgcttACCCCCTGTCTCCCCAGTGTCTATGGCAGGGGAGGGTGTGGTAATTATAACGTTAGTGACTCCTGACAGCTATACCGTGAGAGAACACACATCAGATCCCCTGAAAGTGTCTCAAGAGCTATAAAACACGCTcataatgtgttgtttaaatgttaaattataTAGTCATTTTCGCAATGACACAAGTTGTGCAGAGCAATTCTTGTCTGGCCATTTGTATGAGGGGACAGAGAGGTTTACAGTGAACAAAGGAGGATTTCCTACTGTGTTGTTAGAGGGCTGAAATCCTTTCAAATGACAGAGGTCATGAGCCCTGAAACGTGTTTTTAACAATCCCGTCTTAAAGGCACGGACACAGACACCACCCCGCTAAAGAGCCACTCATCACATCCTAAATGCCGAAGGTGGAGACAGTGGAAGCTTTTCTCAGGGTGAAGGGAGAAAAGTGAAGGGGAGGAGCTGTCCGTGTTCAGGACTGAGAATTCATTTCAGGGGAGTGATGCCAGCAGAGAAAAGTAGaagaagagaaggagaaaatCAGCGTGGAACATGTGTGTAGACAGACTACAACGAAGATAGTGTCTGAGAAGAAGTTTAAAGCAGGCAGTGAAGAAACATATCTGAAAGTGACTAATAGACCCAGCAGGGATGTGAGAAGGTGGTAGTGAAAGGCGAGAAAAGAGACTGAAAGGGAGCGGCGTCAGAGTGCAGATggaaacagacacacaacagACAAATCGCATCCAGAGCAGCAGCTTTAGATGCAGCATGTGACTGTGCGCTTGTCTGTTGCAGGCGTCTGAATACTCTGAACAAGTGCGCCTCCATGAAACTGGACGTCAGTCAACCCAAGAAGAAAGTAAGTCAAAAATTTTTCCAATGAATTACAAGAACAGAGGTTTTTGCAGCTTGATTGTTGTTCCTCAATTACTATACACAGCTACAGTACTTGCTTGCCTGAAAATTGTCGTGTGGTGTACTGTCAGTCACCGTGATGAAATGCATTTTGATTCATACTGTAAAATTGTTAGCTTGTTCAACAATGGATCCCAAATCTTTCAATAAATTTaagctattttttattttctagtaTCCTAAACTTAAGACAGTAGAAGCTCATACTTCCTTTTTCCTTCCACAGGGTGAGGACTCCGATGAAGATGATCCATTGGCTATCAGTAAAAGGTGGACGTTCGAGTGGAGCAGCCGACGCTGGTCTCGCCTACAagacttcctgtctgacagcaCCAATGAAAGCAGCCCGACAGGTCAGGGGGAGGGTCTGCACAGCACAGTGAGCAGCGAGAGTGTGCTGACAGACCTGAGTGAGCAGGAAATCACGGAAATCTCCTCGTTACACAGCGAGGACTCCGCCTCTGCCATGCCCGACTCTATATCGATGGCCTCCCTCTCTGCTTCCTATCAACCGCCACGGGAGCTCCCACACTACAACTCCCTGCCGATCAAAAGCAGCCGCCATGGGCAAGGGAGGCGGAATAAAGCCAAAGAGTTTTTGCGGCGAATGGAAATAATGCGTACTTGGGGGCCATCGACGAGGCGCAAGGGCTCAAACCGCAGGCCGGCGCTGGTCATCAGCGGGCCGGTGTTACAGGGGGAGGAACCTCAGGCGCTGCAGATGCTCCAGTGTACACCTATCAGCCAATTAGAGCAGAGCCCTAAACACAACCACCAAACTGATGGTGACATTTCCCCTGACTCTCTTAGCAAGGATTGTAAAGACCAGGTCACAGTGAGTGTGAGCCCCGGCAACGAGACTGTGGAGCTCACTGTGAAGGAGCCTGTGTGCATAAAGCCCCGCACTGCCAGCAAGAGAAGCAGCATGTATCTGGAGGATATGGTGTTGCCTTCTCAGGGTAAAAGGACCGAAGGTCAGAGCCAGTTTGGCAGAAACCAGTTTCACTCATATGAAAACCTCCTCATTCACATCCCCAAAGACCATAAACCAGGCACCTTTCCAAAAGCCCTCTCCATAGAAAGCCTGGCGCCTTCCCCTGGTGACAGAAACAATGACCCTCACGTACATGCCCAAACTTCTGCCCGTGACAATGGCCTGGGTGAACCCTGGTCTGGTAAACCTTTGTCTAAACCCTGTCCTGGAGCTCCACGGGGCAGCAGAGTGAGTGTTTATGACAACGTGCCAGGCTCCCATTTGTATGCCAGCACAGGAGACCTGCTGGACTTGGAGAAAGAGGACAATCTGTTCCCTCACCTGGATGACATTATCCAGCATGTCAGCGGTCTGCAGCAAATTGTGAACCACTGGAGCCGTAGCGTGCTGCCCGAAGGGGAGAcgggggagggggaggaggaaggGGAGGGCCGGACCACTCCCAGCGAAGGTGAGAGAGACGGGGTCTCCTTAAATGACACAGATTCAACAGGGACCAGCCGGGAGAGGAGAGACTCTGGAGTTGGGGCCTCCCTCACAAGACCACGGTGAGCAGCCCTTCAGGGTTTTAAAGGATAATTATGGTTTTATTACAACTtgagttgtgtttttattgttttggccctaaattttattgattattttaacAGTGTAATCACTACAATCATGGCTGAGATCTTAGATTCTAAATGATAAACCATAAAAAAGGGTCAGTTACAGCTTGTATGTTTCATCTTCTCCTGCCTGCGTAAGAGTAAATAGCTAATAGATAAACATCAGTCTTAACTGCTGCCTAGCAACACCTCAATTATCCAGTACTGGAAAATTGTCCAGTCCAGTACAATGTGTTGTCCAAATATGCCTCTCTGGACATGTACTATAAATTTTGGGAGTCCAAATATATTGCATGGTTCCTCTGAAGTTAAAATCGGGCTCCAGCAGCCTGTGCTTGATGAATCAAGTGGGTGCCTTTCAAAGCTGAAGTCTTCtcactccacatcagcactTTGTCCTCCACCTAAATCTCCACAGATTTATCCATGCTGACATTTTTGTGAACAGTTCTTACTAGGTTCATTAAGAAAAGTAATATATGCTTCTCCTACTATCTGCTGGAGAATCATAAGAGCCCCTGATGGTTGAATGGTTGATTTTTAATCGAGGACCTCCTCTTTAACATTGAACAGGTTGGGTAATGTTTCTACTGGCTGCCTTCAGCAAATCAAATCTGTCTAACCtgaagttttgttttaaaccagtACAATTATATTCTTCCCTAAACGCTAGTTCCACAAAACTATAATAACAAGACTCAAAATAAACTAGACTCATATTTACAGTGACTGAATCACAGTGTCTAATTGTTTGCTGGTATTTTTTTCCCATCCCAGTCTACGATGGCCCAGTTTCAGAACTTCAGATCATCTCAACCAGCCGGCATCTTCTCTGCAGATCAGCAGCCAATCAGCGGGCCAGCTCAGCCTGCTGCAAAAGTTTTCCCTGCTCTGCCTCACCGCCATCATGGAGAAATACTCGATGTCCAACAAGCACGGCTGGACGTGGTGGGCGTGTATTACAAGCACTGCACAAATTCAAGTCTATGTTTGTCTTTTAGTCATTCATTTATTATAAAACTAGAAATTCACAACCTGTCAAACATACATGCAAAGTATCTCAAACTTTTATACATTTCTTTATCAAACCTCTTTTTTCATCTCCCcgtctttttttcctcaaatataaaaaatataaacaatctTTTTGGTTTTTCCTTATGTGGTCCAGCTGACACTTTTTGCAGTGGTTATTTTTACTGCTTCCATTAACTCTGCAGAAGAGCTGAAACAGCAGGACCATATGGCCAACCATCCACTTCATTTGGTTTCAAAACATGCATGCAGTTGGGCTCGTGCATACTGCAGTGTTTGAACAAACTGGCTTTAGGTTGTCACCCCCACACACCTTCATCAGTTGATTATGCTCTCCAAACACAAGCTTTAACTTGTTTACGGTGACCTTTGTTTGCTCCTGTCAACTGGCATTTAAATAAAGAGAAGATAATCAAAGTATGTGCCACTTTTTCTGCCACACACCTAATACTCTCTATTGCTTTCAGGTCTGTGCCAAAGTTTATGAAGCGCATGAAGGTGCCAGACTACAAAGAGAAGAGTGTGTTCGGGGTTCCCCTCATTGTCCATGTCCAGCGCTGTGGTTTCCCACTCCCCCTGTGTTTACAGCAAGCCCTCAGCCACCTCAGAACACATTGTCTGGACCAGGTTAGAATCAATAAAACTTTGTCCTTCTCAAAGCGCAACTGAAGGCGTGAATAAGTCGATAAACAGTTAATGCCCTGCCTGTCTCTTTCCCGTGACTTTCCCTTCCCTTCTGGTCTTCTTCTCTTAGGTTGGATTGTTCAGGAAGTCCGGCGTGAAGTCTCGTATTCAGGCGTTGAGGCAGCAGTGCGAGTTGTCTCCTGACTGCGTGAACTATGAAGACCAATCAGCTTACGATGTTGCCGACATGGTCAAACAGTTCTTCAGAGACCTGCCTGAACCTCTCCTCACAAGCAAGCTAGGAGAAACCTTCCTGCATATTTACCAGTGTAAGCCACTTCAGAGGCATACCTGCAGTCATTTGCATGTGACTGTAAATAGCTTTAATGGTTTAGTTGGCCTTAGTAAACAGGCAAACACAGTATATGTGATCTGTTTGTTCTTCTAATCAGATCATCACATTTTAATTTCTGAACCAGTAAAAAACAGCTTCAATCTTTAATCAACAATATTCTATAAAACAACATTGTTAATTGTATCCAAAATCATAAAATGTGGCAAACATTTTCagtcaaaaatgaaaaacagtatTTGCTATATAATGAAGAATTTCTATTGTTTAAAACAACCACATTGTTTATTTGACCCCTCGCTCCTCCTCACGTCCATATTTTTCTTCAGATGTCCCAAAGGAGCAGAGACTGCAGGCCGTCCGAGCGGCCATCTTGTTAATGCCAGATGAAAACAGGGAGGTTCTGCAGACGCTGCTCTACTTCCTGCGTGACGTTACATCAATGGTGGAGGAGAATCAGATGACACCCATGAACCTGGCCGTTTGTCTGGGGCCGTCGCTTTTCCACCTCAGCATACTGAAGAGCGAAGCCTTATCACCAAGGTGCGCATATGGGATGATGAACACGCTGATTCTTGCATAAAAAAACATAGAAGCTGATGAAACTGAACTTAATAAGACTCAAAACTGGTATATGCCTTAaacatttgattacatttaatTACACTGTTTTAATTGTTTCTAGTTCTCCATAAATTCCACAAATTTACTCCTTTTGCtaaaatctgatgccacacaacaCTAGTCTTTACAAATATTTCTTTGCATATAAACATATCTCTCAAATTTCTCTTTTAAACAACTTTTGGATACTGGAAAACTGATTTTTACTGATATTGGTAACTGATTTGCTTAATTAATTGCTTTGTTAATTGAGCAAATCTAAATACTACTAAACATTTGACTATTACAGTCATCAGTTAACAAAAGAAGGATTTAGTTGGTTCAgatgtgtcattatttatttaataaaatcgAAGCAAAAGTGCAGACACACTGTGAAAAGAGAAGTACACGTTTATTTCTTCTTCCATAGAAAATAATGGGGTAAGTAGCAGCAAGGTTCTGCTAATCAAATGGTGTAACCACCTCTATAAAGACTGTTTGTAGTGCTACCACTCTGACTCATTCTCCTTCCTTGTTGTAATGTTTGCTATAATTTTCATGAAGATCATTTGTATGTTAGTGATCTGCACATAATTCTGTCCATTAATGACTCCGTATATATcacctgttgtacagttctgtATATTCAATAATAATTTGTGTTCCTCAAGGTCAATTCAGAGGAAGTACACTACAGGCCAACCCGATCAGAAAGACCTCAGCGAGAACCTGGCTGCCACTCAGGGCCTGGCACACATGATCACCGAGTGCCAACGTCTGTTTCAGGTCAGGATCAAATCCACTATTTATTTCTGTTCACAAAGAAATAATATATGACTATCTTTATATAAGACACTGACAAACAAACGTGAAGGTGACTGATGTTTGCTCTGCTGTGTGGTTAGTAGTCAAGGCCACGTTATAATTGCATTTAATGAGCTCATTTCTAAAACTGTAGCTCATCATTACTTTGAGGCTGTCAGCGTGTACAGTATACTGCTGCTTTCAGGGAGAAAGACAAACAGATTTGATTACTATGCATGCGGTTTGAAGGGTTTTCATACAGGACTGAATGATTAGCCCTTCTTAACCCACAGAGGACTGCAGAATTCCTCCAACACAGAGAAATGACCAGTGAGGTTATGTTTAGAAGATAATGGATATTAAAACGTTTTACCAAAATGTACTGACTGAAGTGTTGGCGCTGACAGGAGCTGCTGTAATACACTATTAAACTTATAACTACAGTTCATTTTCCTCTGTAAAAGTTTttgtatttagctgaagtggtGCTGTGTGATTCACTTTCTTTGGCTCTTCCACAGATCCCTGAGGAAATGGTGACCCAGTCCCACAACTCCTACATGGAAGCTGAGCTGATGGTGCCCCCGCTGGACGAGCTTTGCAAAGCTCACGAGGAGGAAGTGGATGTGGAcgaggaagaagaagatgaggaaGGATCCTATCATGCACACCTAGAAAGGCTGATCCAGAacctgctgaaagaggccaaAGATAAGAGCAAAGGCTGGGTGTCTCGCTCAACTACTGACCATACAGAACTGTCATTTAAAAAGGTATGTGTAGTTACTGAATCTCTAGAATAATGGATGGATATTGGGAGGGTTTGGAAGAAACTGGATGCAGAGCTAGGACCACAGTCATACAGGCATAGAAGCTGTCAGTAACGCCCAGTAACACTCGATTGCTGGGGAAAAGTGTATGTTGCACAACCAGTTCGCTAGTGGTTGTGACTGTGAGAGGGTCCTGGCAATTGCAACAGTGAAatttctgcaaacacttgcaaactacTTGCTCGATGATGATGCAAACTACAAATGTTGGAAAGCTGAatcttttgaaatgtgttggttgTATCAGAAAGGCActagttttactttgaaggccaTTTCCAGTTTAAGATGGCATTTTTCTTTAGCAACAGAACGTTGGCCGGGGGTTTCTGACTAGTCTCTTGACCTCTGTGACTTACGCTTAAAGTGGAAATCAGAAAAATATTGTTCTTATTCATGTCTGCGCAAGCAGATTGTCAGAAACATATACTGATTACATCTACATCTAACCACTTAGTCTGGTCTAGGAAAATCAAATCTATAAAGTTTCTCGTATTGCCCTTGAGATACACCTTTACATAATATTTCACTCTCCCAATGTGTTTCTCTCTAAGGTAGGAGACGGTAACCCTCTAAGGAGGTGGAGAGTGTGTGTCGAGGTGTCGGCAGCTCCCGCTGAGGTGCTGCATCGGCTGCTGCGAGAACGCCCGCTGTGGGAGACTGAATTACAGCAGGAGAAGATTCTGGAGACGCTGGACAAACAGACGGACGTGTACCTGTACTCCTGCTGCAACATGCCACCTCAACCCACCTGTGAATATGTGGTACTAAGGTCAGGGAAACTAaatttcatttgcattttctttttgcaaTCGGTGTTTTCCCTCTCATAAAGACTGACATGTTGAATGAAAAGATTAATCAGAAATAGCAACAGTATGTCTGTTGAAACAGGGCTTTATATACAGgataattttttaaatactaCACTGGGTAAAAAGTACAGCTGTGACAAGCGGCTGATTAGTTGTTGGAAAGAAAATTGATATGTTCTCCAACTCCTACAAATGTAATGGGGGCAGGTTTTTCATATGTGACAGTTTGCAGCTTTTATTCTTGGCAAGACGagacatttattatttaataatatgA is a window encoding:
- the stard13a gene encoding stAR-related lipid transfer protein 13 isoform X1, which produces MNTPEDVLRVVKHQPSAIVFCDYDCGTGNQVINESSDGGESSSSTSKEAEGEDGDDDDFPAMLQYKEFLVSRRRRSLSRNRKCLRRRQDAQPNSTPSDWQKPTNKGKPGFTGSQEEEDTWEKNGKQASACDSMTLLMKKLDHLNESIQEVQGAISSYSNEASADEEQQSTTGSVAVDRMVSRVNQDQGTSRFPDKSEPLSRRRSRPLTRSRPLTRLSLSSPIHLQARRARATAKMTSDSAEIEAKEACDWLRAAGFPQYAQLYEDSQFPLDISSVKRDHDFLDRDLVEPLCRRLNTLNKCASMKLDVSQPKKKGEDSDEDDPLAISKRWTFEWSSRRWSRLQDFLSDSTNESSPTGQGEGLHSTVSSESVLTDLSEQEITEISSLHSEDSASAMPDSISMASLSASYQPPRELPHYNSLPIKSSRHGQGRRNKAKEFLRRMEIMRTWGPSTRRKGSNRRPALVISGPVLQGEEPQALQMLQCTPISQLEQSPKHNHQTDGDISPDSLSKDCKDQVTVSVSPGNETVELTVKEPVCIKPRTASKRSSMYLEDMVLPSQGKRTEGQSQFGRNQFHSYENLLIHIPKDHKPGTFPKALSIESLAPSPGDRNNDPHVHAQTSARDNGLGEPWSGKPLSKPCPGAPRGSRVSVYDNVPGSHLYASTGDLLDLEKEDNLFPHLDDIIQHVSGLQQIVNHWSRSVLPEGETGEGEEEGEGRTTPSEGERDGVSLNDTDSTGTSRERRDSGVGASLTRPRLRWPSFRTSDHLNQPASSLQISSQSAGQLSLLQKFSLLCLTAIMEKYSMSNKHGWTWSVPKFMKRMKVPDYKEKSVFGVPLIVHVQRCGFPLPLCLQQALSHLRTHCLDQVGLFRKSGVKSRIQALRQQCELSPDCVNYEDQSAYDVADMVKQFFRDLPEPLLTSKLGETFLHIYQYVPKEQRLQAVRAAILLMPDENREVLQTLLYFLRDVTSMVEENQMTPMNLAVCLGPSLFHLSILKSEALSPRSIQRKYTTGQPDQKDLSENLAATQGLAHMITECQRLFQIPEEMVTQSHNSYMEAELMVPPLDELCKAHEEEVDVDEEEEDEEGSYHAHLERLIQNLLKEAKDKSKGWVSRSTTDHTELSFKKVGDGNPLRRWRVCVEVSAAPAEVLHRLLRERPLWETELQQEKILETLDKQTDVYLYSCCNMPPQPTCEYVVLRSWRTDLCKGSSALVSVSVDHEDSPPIGSVRGVVLESQYFLEPCGTGRTRLTHISRVDLRGRSPEWYNKAFGHLCVNEAQRIRSSFLPFDQTSPEAKL
- the stard13a gene encoding stAR-related lipid transfer protein 13 isoform X2 — protein: MEIGDITVALMDDMEAAVSTVHGAGLVYCEDADRADSARNEETANVRETAKHANEDARSLTAADSVDNTRDESADSMCTEDSADCADVTNSRNMEIGDSTDCGDHSSKGASNDSESDCESSGESTCLEAMTPDGQDYYLRLGDTPRRRSALRLSRIIARKQLLRRLAQEIEAKEACDWLRAAGFPQYAQLYEDSQFPLDISSVKRDHDFLDRDLVEPLCRRLNTLNKCASMKLDVSQPKKKGEDSDEDDPLAISKRWTFEWSSRRWSRLQDFLSDSTNESSPTGQGEGLHSTVSSESVLTDLSEQEITEISSLHSEDSASAMPDSISMASLSASYQPPRELPHYNSLPIKSSRHGQGRRNKAKEFLRRMEIMRTWGPSTRRKGSNRRPALVISGPVLQGEEPQALQMLQCTPISQLEQSPKHNHQTDGDISPDSLSKDCKDQVTVSVSPGNETVELTVKEPVCIKPRTASKRSSMYLEDMVLPSQGKRTEGQSQFGRNQFHSYENLLIHIPKDHKPGTFPKALSIESLAPSPGDRNNDPHVHAQTSARDNGLGEPWSGKPLSKPCPGAPRGSRVSVYDNVPGSHLYASTGDLLDLEKEDNLFPHLDDIIQHVSGLQQIVNHWSRSVLPEGETGEGEEEGEGRTTPSEGERDGVSLNDTDSTGTSRERRDSGVGASLTRPRLRWPSFRTSDHLNQPASSLQISSQSAGQLSLLQKFSLLCLTAIMEKYSMSNKHGWTWSVPKFMKRMKVPDYKEKSVFGVPLIVHVQRCGFPLPLCLQQALSHLRTHCLDQVGLFRKSGVKSRIQALRQQCELSPDCVNYEDQSAYDVADMVKQFFRDLPEPLLTSKLGETFLHIYQYVPKEQRLQAVRAAILLMPDENREVLQTLLYFLRDVTSMVEENQMTPMNLAVCLGPSLFHLSILKSEALSPRSIQRKYTTGQPDQKDLSENLAATQGLAHMITECQRLFQIPEEMVTQSHNSYMEAELMVPPLDELCKAHEEEVDVDEEEEDEEGSYHAHLERLIQNLLKEAKDKSKGWVSRSTTDHTELSFKKVGDGNPLRRWRVCVEVSAAPAEVLHRLLRERPLWETELQQEKILETLDKQTDVYLYSCCNMPPQPTCEYVVLRSWRTDLCKGSSALVSVSVDHEDSPPIGSVRGVVLESQYFLEPCGTGRTRLTHISRVDLRGRSPEWYNKAFGHLCVNEAQRIRSSFLPFDQTSPEAKL